A window of the Helianthus annuus cultivar XRQ/B chromosome 4, HanXRQr2.0-SUNRISE, whole genome shotgun sequence genome harbors these coding sequences:
- the LOC110934834 gene encoding putative transcription factor bHLH107 — protein MVVSFRDDHRNQESDEIPKKNISGGDSSSSINGGSIAVTKQEKMVETANNKHALSERERRKRINSHYDSLRQLFPGLLKTDKASVLTETVQHLKKLKNMVANIVTSHEDGDGCSMCQPIFIPSEYDEMSISYCDNGDKTTVRAIICCEDRPDLNHGLTKAIRSANGKAVMAEMATVGGRTKMDMVVEWPQCRDIGEDIGLLRRALKAVVEDQILGRAKVMGHGSIEPDFIALGQSAWRLVI, from the exons ATGGTGGTTTCGTTTCGAGATGACCATAGAAATCAAGAAAGTGATGAAATTCCAAAGAAGAACATTAGTGGTGGAGATTCAAGTAGCTCAATCAATGGAGGATCTATAGCAGTCACAAAACAAGAAAAGATGGTCGAAACGGCTAACAACAAGCATGCGCTCTCTGAGCGCGAACGTAGAAAGCGAATCAATAGCCATTATGACTCTCTCCGACAATTATTTCCAGGGTTGCTAAAA ACCGACAAGGCTTCCGTGCTAACGGAGACGGTGCAACATTTAAAGAAGCTCAAAAACATGGTTGCAAACATCGTGACGTCGCATGAGGATGGAGACGGGTGTTCCATGTGCCAACCAATTTTCATCCCTAGTGAGTATGACGAAATGTCCATTAGCTATTGCGACAATGGCGATAAGACAACTGTCCGAGCAATTATCTGTTGTGAGGACAGACCGGATCTCAACCATGGCTTGACAAAAGCAATTCGGTCGGCCAATGGAAAGGCGGTGATGGCCGAGATGGCAACAGTGGGCGGACGAACAAAAATGGATATGGTGGTCGAATGGCCACAGTGTCGTGACATAGGGGAGGATATTGGGTTGTTAAGGAGGGCGTTGAAAGCAGTGGTGGAGGATCAAATCCTTGGTCGGGCCAAGGTCATGGGCCATGGGTCTATTGAACCAGATTTTATTGCATTGGGCCAAAG cgCGTGGCGTTTGGTGATCTGA
- the LOC110936796 gene encoding ubiquitin carboxyl-terminal hydrolase 17 produces the protein MLALIVLVVVAPVIVLVLRRKWRQAVARSEEVQRLLVSVSEESARVEFEAREEYYYTVTATAAAAAGIPSARVPVSTPAAVPAYGSVPFGSPLKLPYQCAVCFSPTTTRCAKCKAVRYCSGKCQILHWRQGHKAECRPYVAASPINNLGDHSNRQGDRKDSNDSLDTEAKQTATPTTFKDDKTVGDHSNRQGDRKDPNDSLDTEAKQTATLTTFKDDKTVGGLSSSKPGKSNDVFSNTSTTPDISKSGEVVSSSTSRHISHSTKPVKVDTEIKRVTTCSSQLTKNSRSVRSGSKSSKLKVVDHLKPTKWSRQESLEGGCDISHRYSFKGLFPYEMFVKLYQWKQFELQPFGLNNCGNSCYANAVLQCLVYTPPLTAYLLEGLHSKACDKRERCFTCELEGLVMKAKDGNSPLSPVRILAHIENIGSNLGHGKEEDAHEFLRYVIDALQSACIKEAKRNLNSFEEETTLIGLTFGGYLRSKIICMKCGGKSELHERMMDLTVEIEGDIRTLEDALDKFTCTEILDGENKYKCSRCKSYEKAKKKLTLLEAPNVLTIALKRFQSGKFGKLNKPVHFPDILDMAPYVSGTSDKSPIYRLYGVVVHVDTMNAAFSGHYVCYVKNLQNRWFMFDDSMVNEVDLQHVLTKGAYMLLYARCSPRAPRSIRSSLINHHDSRKDDIPPLSVSRPRTTEPWDACNYHPQQVHHRSLEEESSSSDNSGFFSESCSCSTESTHRDSSSIEDNISGDWAQEYHKTINLNSSDSDTSSTSSSPPLPLYSRRSHLYASTTNCGSRVEADRKSSNVCRNLDCSCNCCSRVTNLDKLGGSGTYRGVTSRRSATRRNNELKY, from the exons ATGCTCGCTTTAATTGTTCTGGTCGTGGTTGCGCCGGTGATCGTGCTCGTTCTCCGCCGTAAGTGGCGGCAAGCGGTGGCGAGAAGTGAAGAGGTTCAGAGGCTTTTGGTTTCGGTGTCAGAGGAGTCCGCTAGGGTTGAGTTTGAGGCTAGAGAAGAGTATTATTATACCGTAACTGCCACCGCCGCAGCAGCCGCTGGTATACCTTCGGCTAGGGTTCCGGTTTCTACTCCGGCTGCGGTTCCGGCTTACGGTTCGGTGCCGTTTGGTTCACCGTTGAAGTTACCGTATCAGTGTGCTGTGTGTTTTAGTCCTACTACTACGCGTTGTGCTAAGTGTAAAGCTGTTCGTTACTG CTCTGGAAAATGTCAAATTCTTCATTGGAGACAAGGTCACAAAGCTGAGTGTCGTCCTTATGTTGCTGCAAGTCCAATAAACAACTTGGGAGACCACTCTAATCGTCAAGGGGATCGTAAAGACTCCAATGATAGTCTTGATACCGAAGCTAAGCAAACTGCTACACCAACTACGTTTAAAGATGATAAAACCGTGGGAGACCACTCTAATCGTCAAGGGGATCGTAAAGACCCCAATGATAGTCTTGATACCGAAGCTAAGCAAACTGCTACACTAACTACGTTTAAAGATGATAAAACCGTTGGTGGATTGTCTTCTTCTAAACCCGGGAAGTCAAATGATGTTTTTAGTAACACGAGCACGACTCCCGATATTTCTAAATCTGGGGAAGTAGTTTCAAGCTCAACCAGCAGACATATATCTCACAGTACAAAGCCTGTGAAGGTGGATACTGAAATCAAAAGGGTCACTACCTGTTCGTCCCAGTTGACTAAAAATTCCCGAAGTGTTCGAAGTGGATCAAAGTCATCAAAACTTAAAGTTGTTGACCACCTAAAGCCCACTAAGTGGTCTCGTCAGGAGTCATTAGAGGGAGGGTGTGACATAAGTCACAGATACAGTTTTAAG GGTCTTTTCCCATATGAAATGTTTGTAAAGCTATACCAATGGAAACAGTTTGAATTGCAGCCTTTTGGCCTAAACAATTGTGGAAACAG TTGTTATGCTAATGCTGTGCTCCAATGTTTGGTATACACTCCACCGCTGACTGCTTATCTTCTTGAAGGGCTTCATTCCAAAGCAT GTGATAAGAGAGAACGGTGTTTCACATGTGAACTTGAAGGCCTTGTTATGAAGGCAAAGGACGGGAACTCTCCACTGTCTCCTGTTCGCATACTTGCCCACATTGAAAACATTGGAAGCAATCTTGGCCACGGGAAAGAAGAAGATGCCCATGAATTTCTAAG GTATGTTATTGATGCTTTGCAATCAGCTTGCATTAAGGAAGCCAAAAGAAATTTGAACTCGTTCGAAGAAGAAACAACTCTCATTGGACTCACTTTTGGGGGTTACCTACGATCAAAG ATAATATGCATGAAGTGTGGAGGCAAATCGGAGCTGCATGAGAGGATGATGGATCTCACTGTTGAGATAGAAGGTGATATAAGAACATTAGAAGATGCTTTGGATAAATTCACATGTACCGAGATTCTGGATGGTGAAAACAAGTACAAATGCAGCAGGTGCAAATCCTATGAGAAAGCCAAAAAGAAACTGACATTACTCGAGGCTCCTAACGTGCTTACTATTGCATTGAAACGTTTTCAG TCTGGTAAATTTGGAAAGCTCAACAAACCAGTTCACTTTCCCGATATTTTGGACATGGCTCCGTATGTCAGTGGGACAAGTGATAAATCCCCAATATACAGGCTTTATGGAGTGGTGGTTCATGTAGATACGATGAATGCTGCATTTTCTGGGCATTATGTTTGCTACGTTAAGAATCTTCAGAATCGATGGTTCATGTTTGATGACAGCATG GTTAATGAAGTGGATCTTCAACATGTGCTGACAAAAGGAGCATACATGCTTCTATATGCAAG GTGCTCCCCACGTGCACCACGGTCAATCCGCAGCTCATTAATCAACCACCATGATTCAAGAAAAGACGATATACCACCCTTATCTGTATCAAGACCTCGCACCACCGAACCTTGGGATGCGTGTAATTATCACCCGCAGCAAGTCCACCACCGGAGTCTGGAGGAGGAATCATCTTCAAGCGACAACTCTGGATTTTTCTCGGAGTCGTGTTCTTGCAGCACCGAGAGCACTCACAGAGACTCAAGCAGCATCGAAGATAACATATCTGGAGATTGGGCACAAGAATACCATAAAACAATCAACTTGAATTCATCAGATTCCGACACCTcgtcaacctcctcctcccccccCTTACCCTTGTATTCTAGGCGTTCTCACTTGTACGCTTCGACTACAAATTGTGGGTCTCGGGTTGAGGCTGATCGCAAGTCAAGTAACGTATGTAGAAACTTAGATTGTAGTTGTAATTGTTGTAGTAGGGTAACTAATTTGGATAAATTAGGCGGGTCGGGTACTTACCGAGGCGTAACCTCTCGAAGATCAGCGACTCGGAGGAATAACGaactaaaatattaa